In Bacillus toyonensis BCT-7112, a single window of DNA contains:
- a CDS encoding aldehyde dehydrogenase yields the protein MSISSIVNKQKQYFYNGYTRSIETRKNNLKKLYDGIQRFEEEIFQALKLDLNKSVHEAFTTEVGYALKEISFQLKHMSSWSKPKRVRTALTHFGSKGKVVPEPYGVTLIIAPWNYPFQLAIAPLVGALAAGNTVVLKPSELTPNVSKVLTRMLEELFQEELVAVIEGGIEESTALLKERFDYIFFTGSVGVGKVVMEAAAKELTPLTLELGGKSPCIVHKDAKIDVTARRIVWGKFLNAGQTCVAPDYMYVHSSVKEQLIEALRHEITEQYGKEPLNNDNYVKIVSERHFERLCRFLQDGQVVIGGNYKKDTLHIEPTIVTDITWQDAVMEDEIFGPILPIIEYDKIEDVIGTIQQHPKPLALYVFSENKEVQKKVTSNISYGGGCINDVVYHLATPYLPFGGVGSSGLGSYHGEESFRTFSHYKSILAQSTAFDMKIRYSSTKSALKFIRKLLK from the coding sequence ATGAGCATTTCTTCTATTGTAAATAAACAAAAGCAATATTTTTATAATGGATATACGAGAAGTATAGAAACAAGAAAAAATAATTTAAAAAAGCTTTATGATGGAATTCAGCGTTTTGAAGAAGAGATATTTCAAGCATTGAAATTAGATTTAAATAAGTCAGTTCATGAGGCGTTTACAACGGAAGTGGGATATGCATTAAAAGAAATTTCTTTTCAATTGAAACATATGTCATCGTGGAGTAAACCGAAGCGAGTTCGAACAGCATTAACTCATTTCGGATCGAAGGGGAAGGTAGTACCAGAACCGTATGGTGTGACGCTTATTATTGCGCCATGGAACTATCCGTTTCAGTTAGCAATTGCACCTCTAGTAGGAGCGCTGGCAGCTGGGAATACAGTTGTTTTAAAGCCGTCAGAGTTAACGCCTAACGTTTCAAAAGTGCTTACGAGAATGTTAGAGGAATTATTCCAAGAAGAGCTTGTAGCGGTAATAGAAGGCGGGATAGAAGAGAGTACGGCATTGTTAAAGGAAAGGTTTGATTATATTTTCTTTACAGGTAGTGTTGGTGTTGGAAAAGTTGTGATGGAAGCAGCAGCCAAAGAGTTAACGCCGCTTACGTTAGAACTTGGCGGAAAAAGCCCATGTATTGTACATAAAGATGCAAAAATAGATGTAACAGCAAGGCGGATTGTTTGGGGTAAGTTTTTAAATGCAGGGCAGACATGTGTAGCACCGGATTATATGTACGTTCATTCTTCCGTGAAAGAACAGTTAATCGAGGCGTTAAGACATGAAATTACGGAGCAGTATGGAAAAGAGCCACTGAACAATGACAATTACGTAAAAATTGTGAGCGAGCGTCATTTTGAACGATTATGTCGATTCTTACAAGATGGTCAAGTCGTAATTGGCGGGAACTATAAAAAAGATACATTACATATTGAGCCGACAATAGTAACAGATATCACGTGGCAAGATGCTGTTATGGAAGATGAAATTTTTGGTCCGATTTTACCGATTATAGAGTATGACAAAATAGAAGATGTTATTGGCACAATTCAGCAACATCCGAAGCCGTTAGCGCTATATGTATTTTCTGAAAATAAAGAAGTGCAAAAGAAAGTGACGAGTAATATTTCATATGGCGGAGGGTGCATTAATGATGTTGTCTATCATCTTGCAACGCCATATTTACCTTTTGGGGGCGTTGGAAGTAGTGGATTAGGTAGTTATCATGGGGAAGAAAGTTTTCGGACTTTTTCACATTATAAAAGCATTTTAGCCCAATCTACGGCATTCGATATGAAAATTCGTTACTCTTCTACAAAAAGTGCTTTAAAATTCATACGAAAGTTGTTAAAATGA
- the potA gene encoding spermidine/putrescine ABC transporter ATP-binding protein PotA, protein MKKIIKVEAVEKHFGNQVIIPPLSLDIKEGEFLTILGPSGCGKTTLLRMIAGFETPTKGNLLLDDEKINDLPPYKRHMNLVFQHYALFPHMNVEKNICFGMKMQKVPAAEQKERAEEAMRLTQLLEFRNRKPMKLSGGQQQRVAIARAIVNNPRVLLLDEPLGALDFKLRKDLQRELKNLQRNLGITFIYVTHDQEEAMSMSDRIVVMNKGHIEQIGTPKEIYNKPKTLFVATFIGENNIVKNGEDYVAIRPENVKVRSVEEPILEDYHLGHIEDIEFVGNMEKLYVRDEKTAELLMAYQTAEEAAQWSIGDNVYVGWEQEDEVTLN, encoded by the coding sequence ATGAAAAAAATTATTAAAGTTGAAGCAGTAGAAAAACATTTTGGAAATCAAGTGATTATCCCACCGCTTTCTTTAGATATTAAAGAAGGAGAGTTTTTAACAATTTTAGGGCCGAGTGGTTGCGGGAAAACGACGTTACTTCGTATGATCGCAGGATTTGAAACTCCAACTAAAGGGAATCTTTTATTAGATGATGAAAAGATTAACGATTTGCCGCCATATAAGCGTCATATGAACTTAGTGTTCCAACATTATGCACTATTCCCGCATATGAATGTGGAGAAAAATATTTGTTTCGGTATGAAAATGCAAAAAGTACCAGCGGCAGAACAGAAAGAACGTGCTGAAGAGGCAATGCGTTTAACGCAGTTACTAGAGTTCCGTAATCGTAAACCTATGAAGCTGTCTGGTGGGCAGCAGCAGCGTGTAGCAATTGCGAGAGCGATTGTAAATAACCCACGTGTATTACTATTGGATGAGCCACTTGGAGCGCTTGACTTTAAGCTAAGAAAAGATTTGCAACGTGAATTGAAAAACTTACAACGCAATTTAGGGATTACGTTCATATACGTAACGCATGATCAAGAAGAAGCGATGAGCATGAGTGACCGTATTGTCGTTATGAATAAAGGACATATTGAACAAATCGGAACACCGAAAGAAATTTATAATAAGCCGAAAACGTTGTTCGTTGCGACATTTATCGGTGAAAATAATATTGTGAAAAACGGGGAAGACTACGTAGCAATTCGCCCTGAAAATGTAAAGGTACGTTCGGTTGAAGAACCAATTTTAGAAGATTACCATCTTGGACATATTGAAGACATTGAGTTTGTTGGAAATATGGAAAAGCTTTATGTACGTGATGAGAAAACAGCAGAATTATTGATGGCGTATCAAACAGCTGAAGAAGCAGCACAGTGGAGCATTGGAGATAATGTATATGTAGGATGGGAGCAAGAGGACGAGGTGACCTTAAATTGA
- the potB gene encoding spermidine/putrescine ABC transporter permease PotB, producing the protein MKKGKLLALPTVAWLLIFFLVPLVFVLGFAFMQRGAYGTVEMQFTLDNIVRVFDPLYMGTLWETVKIAVITTVLCLLIGYPFAYTITIVDRKYRSILLLLATIPFWINFLVRSYAWIVILRSQGLVNTLLLKLGIISEPLNLLYNTPSVILGMVYSLLPFMILPVYAAIEQLDKRKLEAAYDLGATPVKAFWNVTVPMTMSGIATGSILVFVSSIGMFVVSDVMGGSKVALIGNVIQNQFLGARDWPFGSALSMIVVLFSVLLIYLYYRATKVYKYDGNGGE; encoded by the coding sequence TTGAAAAAAGGGAAATTACTCGCACTACCTACAGTCGCGTGGCTGTTAATCTTCTTCCTAGTTCCACTTGTATTCGTATTGGGTTTTGCCTTCATGCAGCGCGGAGCATACGGAACAGTGGAAATGCAATTTACGTTAGATAATATAGTACGTGTGTTTGACCCATTGTATATGGGAACATTATGGGAAACAGTAAAGATTGCTGTTATTACAACAGTACTTTGTTTATTAATTGGTTATCCATTTGCGTATACAATTACAATTGTTGATCGTAAATATCGTTCTATTCTTTTATTATTGGCAACGATACCGTTTTGGATTAACTTCCTTGTTCGTTCATATGCGTGGATTGTTATTTTACGTTCACAAGGTCTTGTGAACACACTGTTATTAAAATTAGGTATTATTAGTGAACCGTTAAATTTACTATATAATACGCCTTCTGTAATACTTGGAATGGTATATTCTTTATTACCATTTATGATTTTACCAGTGTATGCAGCAATTGAGCAGCTGGATAAGCGTAAGCTAGAAGCAGCTTATGATTTAGGTGCAACACCAGTAAAAGCATTTTGGAATGTAACAGTACCAATGACGATGTCAGGAATTGCTACTGGTTCTATTTTAGTATTCGTTTCTTCTATCGGAATGTTTGTTGTATCAGACGTGATGGGTGGATCGAAAGTAGCATTAATCGGAAACGTAATCCAAAACCAATTCTTAGGTGCGCGTGACTGGCCGTTTGGATCTGCGTTATCTATGATTGTTGTTCTATTCTCTGTTCTGTTAATTTACTTATATTATCGTGCAACGAAAGTATATAAATATGATGGGAACGGAGGGGAATAG
- the potC gene encoding spermidine/putrescine ABC transporter permease PotC: MKKFLVSYSWLILLFLYFPMMVLMVYSFNDSRINAEWEGFTFHWYTDLFQKQDVIDAFVNSMTIAVITTVVTTILGMFFAIALHRYKYRFEGAINGLVYLPILIPDILMGLSLLILFSQLGMELGQTTIIIAHITFSISFVVVILAARLSSMGRDLEEAANDLGATPWQTFRHVTFPAIAPGVVSAALLTFTLSIDDFVISFFVSGPGSTTLPLYIYSMVKRGVSPEINALSTILIVVIVGLMVLSEIFRNKGADGEENSGGHLPL, from the coding sequence ATGAAAAAGTTTTTAGTTTCTTATTCTTGGTTAATTTTATTGTTCTTGTATTTTCCAATGATGGTTTTAATGGTATATTCCTTCAATGATTCTCGAATTAATGCGGAATGGGAAGGCTTTACATTCCATTGGTATACAGATTTATTTCAAAAACAAGATGTTATTGATGCGTTTGTAAATAGTATGACGATTGCAGTTATAACAACAGTTGTAACAACGATACTTGGTATGTTTTTTGCGATAGCATTACATCGTTACAAATATCGTTTTGAAGGGGCCATTAATGGTCTTGTATATTTACCTATTTTAATTCCTGATATATTAATGGGATTATCTTTACTTATCCTATTTAGTCAATTAGGTATGGAACTTGGACAAACAACAATTATTATCGCACATATTACATTTAGTATTTCATTTGTTGTTGTTATTTTAGCGGCCCGTCTTTCTAGCATGGGACGTGATTTAGAAGAGGCTGCAAATGATTTAGGAGCAACGCCATGGCAAACGTTTCGCCATGTGACGTTTCCGGCAATTGCACCGGGAGTTGTTTCAGCAGCGTTATTAACATTCACATTATCAATTGATGATTTTGTAATTAGTTTCTTCGTATCAGGACCAGGATCAACAACATTGCCATTATACATTTACAGTATGGTTAAGCGCGGAGTATCACCTGAAATTAATGCCCTTTCTACAATTTTAATTGTTGTTATTGTAGGATTAATGGTGCTATCGGAAATCTTCCGTAACAAAGGTGCAGATGGTGAAGAAAACTCTGGAGGACACCTTCCTTTATAA
- the potD gene encoding spermidine/putrescine ABC transporter substrate-binding protein PotD — translation MKLMKRIAGAAISFSLVAGVLAGCGEKKEELNIYSWADNFDEQVLRDFEKKYNVKINYDKYASNEEMLAKLQAGGAKYDLIQPSDYMVKTMAKMDLLAPLDKKNIPNIENMISNFKTPAFDPENKYSLVYTWGVTGIAYNKKYVKEAPTSWADLWNEKYKGHVTLLNDSREVLGMGLKKHGFSNSTKDDAELKTAATDLQKLLPNLLAFDTDNIKQKFITEDAWIGTVWSGDAAFIAKDNKDVEYVVPKEGGTIWADTLAIPKGAKNKELAEKFMNYLLDEKVSVKNYESIGYSNPNEKAHPLHSKEYRENHMIFLTKEELDRTEWLVDVDDKLKDYDRYWTELKTKGK, via the coding sequence ATGAAATTAATGAAAAGAATAGCTGGCGCAGCAATTAGTTTTAGCCTTGTTGCTGGTGTACTTGCCGGTTGTGGTGAAAAGAAAGAAGAGTTAAACATTTATAGCTGGGCTGACAATTTTGATGAGCAAGTGCTAAGAGATTTTGAAAAGAAATATAACGTAAAAATTAACTATGATAAGTATGCAAGTAACGAAGAAATGCTTGCGAAATTACAAGCTGGTGGCGCAAAGTATGACTTAATTCAGCCGTCTGATTACATGGTTAAGACAATGGCGAAAATGGATTTATTAGCGCCGTTAGATAAGAAGAATATCCCGAACATCGAAAATATGATTTCTAATTTCAAAACGCCAGCATTTGACCCAGAGAATAAATATTCTTTAGTATACACTTGGGGCGTAACAGGGATTGCATACAATAAAAAGTATGTGAAAGAAGCACCTACAAGCTGGGCTGACTTATGGAACGAGAAATATAAAGGACATGTAACATTACTAAATGATTCTCGTGAAGTATTAGGAATGGGTCTTAAGAAGCATGGATTCTCAAACAGCACGAAAGACGATGCAGAGTTAAAGACAGCAGCTACTGATTTACAGAAGCTACTTCCAAATTTATTAGCATTTGATACAGATAACATTAAACAAAAGTTCATTACAGAAGATGCTTGGATCGGAACAGTTTGGTCTGGAGATGCAGCATTTATCGCAAAAGATAATAAAGATGTAGAGTACGTTGTACCAAAAGAAGGCGGCACAATTTGGGCCGACACGTTAGCAATTCCAAAAGGTGCAAAAAACAAAGAGCTTGCAGAGAAGTTTATGAACTATTTATTAGATGAGAAAGTAAGTGTGAAAAACTACGAGTCAATTGGGTACAGTAATCCAAATGAAAAAGCTCACCCTCTTCATAGTAAAGAATATCGTGAGAACCATATGATCTTCTTAACGAAAGAAGAATTAGATCGCACAGAATGGCTTGTTGATGTAGACGATAAGTTAAAAGACTATGATCGTTACTGGACAGAATTAAAAACAAAAGGTAAATAA
- a CDS encoding phosphatase PAP2 family protein: protein MKKKLHQYEVMCVILLLTVFSIIAWRVHAGGVTVMDTYVRGLVKGLQTESSLTFFSYFTKLGSAIGIVTILIISLLVFWQKRYYAAMIVYPMGVLITHLVNKGIKEIVKRERPSLNEALDALGYSFPSGHAMLSIMTFGFLTYIIAANLKSVTGKYVITILMGILIVSIGLSRVILNVHYPTDILAGYCVGGILLIIAIYYHRLLTKRLQLNKER, encoded by the coding sequence TTGAAGAAGAAGTTACATCAGTATGAGGTAATGTGTGTTATTTTATTACTTACGGTATTTAGTATTATTGCTTGGCGCGTACATGCAGGTGGCGTTACAGTGATGGATACATATGTCCGCGGATTAGTAAAGGGGTTACAAACGGAGAGCTCACTTACTTTTTTCTCATACTTTACAAAGTTAGGATCAGCAATTGGAATTGTAACTATACTTATTATAAGTTTGCTTGTTTTTTGGCAGAAACGTTATTATGCTGCAATGATCGTGTATCCAATGGGGGTTTTGATCACACATCTCGTTAATAAAGGAATAAAAGAAATTGTGAAAAGGGAGCGTCCGTCGTTAAATGAAGCATTAGATGCACTTGGGTATAGCTTCCCTAGTGGGCATGCAATGTTATCTATTATGACATTCGGTTTTCTTACTTATATCATTGCGGCAAATTTGAAGAGTGTAACTGGGAAATATGTTATAACCATTTTGATGGGTATATTAATTGTATCGATTGGATTAAGTAGAGTTATTTTAAATGTACATTATCCAACTGATATTTTAGCAGGTTATTGCGTAGGTGGTATTTTGTTAATTATCGCGATTTATTATCATCGTTTACTTACTAAGAGGCTTCAGCTCAATAAAGAGAGATAA
- a CDS encoding MMPL family transporter, translated as MKTNVHKVDKWGKLGTFLYQFRYTVIVALLLLAIALGIFAPKLPGVLGGDGFQTEGDYQKTKEILDKDFKRSQDTLLLVFERNKDASHEDFKKQIESIVKKVEENEKYESFHHPVQNKEMLQDNIGYATILFSGKTTKERMEKTLQFADTIEKESNTALKVTPTGFPKINQEINERTQNDLKVAEMIGLPIAFLVLLFSFGSLLASILPIVNGALSVISTMGILYFIGSDKELSIFVLNVAPMIGLALSIDFALLFVNRFREEVAKRTVKEAIAITYQTAGRAIVFSGLCVFVGLSGLFFFKIDYIQSVAISGMIVVIMSILFSLTLLPALLSLIGKRILKKNQVAHTPAKAWRKFAQFVMKHPIIMIIAVTTFIVICLLPLRTANLQFPGVEALPEKSDTRVAYEKYEEAFNKTVQTHADVTLVVETKKNIKEKESLQKIEEVVQKLKDDEKVYEVRSLYDGLTGMKADQVAGILQSPEAAKIAPVFEAYSKGNKTIIEVFLDTKPRTETAKQWVRDFKSNYKENDVTYYLGGMTTFQKELEDEIKDKVAIGMSVIFGSTFVILLFAFRSILIPIKAIIMNVLSLSATIGIVVWLFEGGHFGLEASPVLFVLPIFIFGLVFGLSMDYEVFLISRIHELYEETGDNDQATLEGLVSTSRIITSAALIMIVVTGAFAFTDILPVKQMGLGVALAIFLDATVIRLMLVPSLMKLFGDWNWWLPFRKKREKSS; from the coding sequence GTGAAGACAAATGTACATAAAGTGGATAAGTGGGGGAAGTTAGGAACTTTCTTGTATCAGTTTCGTTATACAGTAATTGTAGCGCTACTATTGCTTGCGATAGCACTCGGTATTTTTGCTCCAAAGCTACCGGGAGTATTAGGTGGTGATGGTTTTCAAACGGAAGGGGACTATCAAAAGACGAAAGAAATTTTAGATAAAGATTTTAAGAGGTCTCAAGATACGCTCCTACTCGTTTTTGAAAGGAATAAGGATGCTTCACATGAGGATTTTAAAAAGCAAATAGAGAGCATTGTAAAGAAGGTTGAAGAGAACGAGAAATATGAATCTTTCCATCATCCAGTGCAAAATAAAGAAATGTTACAAGATAATATCGGTTATGCGACAATATTATTTTCCGGGAAAACAACTAAAGAACGTATGGAAAAGACATTACAGTTCGCTGATACTATTGAGAAGGAAAGTAATACAGCATTAAAAGTAACACCTACAGGATTTCCAAAAATTAATCAAGAGATTAATGAAAGAACACAAAATGATTTAAAAGTAGCAGAGATGATTGGTTTACCAATTGCATTTCTCGTATTACTATTTTCATTTGGTAGCCTTTTGGCATCTATTTTACCGATTGTAAATGGCGCGCTTAGTGTCATTAGTACGATGGGGATTTTATATTTTATAGGTAGCGACAAAGAGTTATCTATTTTCGTATTAAATGTTGCACCGATGATTGGACTTGCACTATCCATTGATTTTGCACTGTTATTTGTGAATCGTTTTCGAGAGGAAGTTGCGAAGAGAACGGTGAAAGAAGCGATAGCGATTACGTATCAAACGGCAGGACGTGCGATCGTATTTTCAGGATTATGCGTATTCGTTGGTTTATCAGGCTTATTTTTCTTTAAAATTGATTATATTCAGTCTGTTGCCATAAGCGGGATGATTGTTGTGATTATGAGTATTTTATTCTCACTTACACTTCTTCCAGCACTATTATCTTTAATTGGAAAACGAATATTAAAAAAGAATCAAGTAGCACATACACCGGCAAAGGCATGGCGTAAATTTGCACAATTTGTAATGAAACATCCAATCATAATGATTATTGCTGTTACAACATTTATTGTTATTTGTTTATTACCGCTACGTACAGCTAATTTGCAGTTTCCTGGTGTTGAAGCGTTACCTGAAAAGAGTGACACTAGAGTTGCTTATGAGAAATATGAAGAAGCATTTAATAAAACGGTCCAAACACATGCTGATGTTACATTAGTAGTAGAGACGAAAAAAAATATAAAAGAAAAAGAGAGTTTACAAAAGATAGAAGAAGTTGTTCAAAAGTTAAAAGATGATGAGAAAGTATATGAGGTAAGAAGTTTATACGATGGGTTAACCGGAATGAAAGCAGATCAAGTTGCTGGTATATTGCAGTCGCCAGAAGCGGCAAAAATAGCTCCTGTATTTGAAGCGTACTCAAAAGGAAATAAGACAATAATAGAAGTCTTTTTGGATACGAAGCCTCGTACAGAAACTGCGAAACAGTGGGTTCGTGATTTCAAAAGTAATTATAAAGAAAATGATGTTACGTACTACCTAGGCGGAATGACGACGTTCCAAAAAGAGTTAGAAGATGAAATTAAAGATAAAGTTGCAATTGGTATGTCAGTTATATTCGGATCAACCTTTGTCATTTTATTATTCGCATTCCGTTCTATACTCATTCCAATTAAGGCAATTATTATGAACGTACTTAGTTTAAGTGCAACAATTGGAATTGTCGTTTGGTTATTTGAGGGTGGTCATTTTGGTTTAGAAGCGAGTCCTGTTTTATTTGTATTACCAATCTTCATTTTCGGCCTTGTATTTGGGCTTAGCATGGATTATGAAGTATTTCTTATTTCACGTATTCATGAGCTTTATGAAGAAACAGGAGATAATGATCAAGCAACGTTAGAAGGGCTCGTTTCAACGAGTAGAATTATAACGTCAGCTGCTTTAATTATGATCGTTGTAACGGGTGCGTTCGCATTTACTGATATTTTACCAGTAAAGCAAATGGGTCTTGGCGTGGCATTAGCGATATTCCTTGATGCAACCGTTATTCGTCTTATGCTTGTACCAAGCTTAATGAAGTTGTTTGGAGACTGGAATTGGTGGCTGCCATTTCGGAAAAAACGAGAAAAATCATCATAA
- a CDS encoding RluA family pseudouridine synthase produces the protein METKKKGEWCEITVPAKWNGISIESLLKVEWELPKKLLHQLRMEKGVTVNGEQRRWNELLKEGDKFQVHMFMEEEYGVEPEYGELHVVYEDDHVLIVNKPEKMDTHPAEKGGTGTLANLVAFHFQMQGLETKVRHIHRLDKDTTGGVVFAKHRIAGAIMDRLLMERKIKRTYAALVEGKVKKKKGTIDAAIGRDRHHATRRRVSPKGDEAITYYKVEKYFKKHNTTFVTLQLETGRTHQIRVHMSHNGNPLVGDVLYGGQTTYMSGQALHAMKINFLHPITKEEIEIDVPFPTKLNNIMKEFQRENV, from the coding sequence ATGGAAACAAAGAAGAAGGGCGAATGGTGCGAAATTACTGTACCGGCTAAATGGAATGGTATAAGTATCGAATCGTTATTAAAAGTAGAATGGGAACTACCGAAAAAGTTATTACATCAGCTTCGTATGGAAAAAGGTGTTACTGTTAACGGTGAACAGAGAAGATGGAATGAGCTTTTAAAAGAGGGCGATAAATTCCAAGTTCACATGTTTATGGAGGAAGAGTACGGTGTAGAGCCAGAATATGGTGAGTTACATGTAGTATATGAAGATGATCACGTACTTATCGTAAATAAACCAGAGAAAATGGACACACACCCTGCCGAAAAAGGTGGAACGGGAACACTTGCAAACCTTGTTGCTTTTCATTTTCAAATGCAAGGTTTAGAGACGAAGGTTCGCCATATTCATCGTTTAGATAAAGATACGACAGGTGGTGTCGTGTTTGCTAAACATAGAATTGCTGGCGCGATTATGGATCGTTTATTAATGGAACGAAAAATAAAAAGAACGTATGCTGCGCTTGTTGAAGGGAAAGTGAAAAAGAAGAAGGGTACAATTGACGCTGCTATTGGAAGGGATCGACATCATGCTACGAGACGTCGTGTTTCCCCAAAGGGTGATGAAGCTATTACATACTATAAAGTAGAAAAGTATTTTAAAAAGCACAATACAACCTTTGTAACCTTACAATTAGAAACAGGTAGAACGCATCAAATTCGTGTGCATATGAGCCATAATGGTAATCCGCTAGTTGGGGATGTGTTATATGGTGGACAAACAACATATATGTCAGGGCAAGCGTTACATGCAATGAAAATTAATTTCTTGCATCCAATTACGAAAGAAGAGATCGAAATTGATGTACCGTTTCCTACAAAATTAAACAATATAATGAAAGAATTTCAAAGGGAAAATGTGTAA
- a CDS encoding DUF1648 domain-containing protein, producing the protein MVKYKYILGIFFACLLFTLCIYPYLPERLAVHWNENGGPNEFMSKQVVVAFIPVLIIFLHGFVYIISHNIYKFNGGEHFIIGGFIKTITLFMLFIHMLILVINFGSFISFQTGLTIGISMFLFMLSKDFKKIKGKEKDPIKLQKIRLVSRRIFQVMACGILFSLFLNLKWGFYVLLSVISCGSILFMSYILYSYIIESYET; encoded by the coding sequence TTGGTCAAATATAAATATATACTAGGAATATTTTTCGCTTGTCTTTTATTTACCCTATGCATCTATCCATATTTACCAGAACGTTTGGCAGTACATTGGAACGAAAATGGTGGGCCGAACGAATTTATGAGTAAACAAGTTGTTGTTGCATTTATTCCGGTTCTTATTATTTTTTTACATGGATTTGTGTATATTATTTCACATAATATATATAAGTTTAATGGAGGAGAGCATTTCATTATAGGCGGATTTATAAAGACGATTACTTTATTTATGTTGTTTATTCATATGCTTATTCTCGTTATTAATTTTGGAAGTTTTATATCCTTTCAGACAGGATTAACGATCGGGATTAGTATGTTTCTTTTTATGCTTAGCAAAGATTTTAAAAAGATAAAGGGTAAAGAAAAAGATCCAATTAAATTACAAAAAATTCGTTTAGTGAGTAGACGAATTTTTCAAGTGATGGCATGTGGTATACTGTTTTCCTTGTTTTTGAACTTGAAGTGGGGATTTTATGTATTGCTTAGCGTAATAAGTTGCGGATCTATTTTGTTTATGTCCTACATTTTATATTCATACATAATAGAAAGTTACGAAACTTAA
- a CDS encoding CAP domain-containing protein: MKKRVLLSVAAATALTLGVSSLDAQAATVQPSNIKVQNIQHSKVMMKQMNQQELQAFLQSMGVESLAQWQQGNFQPNCFVPGQQPTENVVTEQPTAKPETQKPVEQKPAEQKPAEQKPEAQKPAENNNTQKPTEQKPAEQKPAEEAKSLSEFEQRVVELTNAERTKQGLPALKIDTELSKVARVKSEDMQKNNYFDHNSPTYGSPFDMMKKFGISYTSAGENIAQGQRTPEEVVQAWMNSAGHRANILNNGFTHIGVGYVESGNYWTQQFITK; the protein is encoded by the coding sequence ATGAAAAAGCGTGTTTTATTATCTGTAGCTGCTGCAACAGCTCTTACTTTAGGAGTATCTTCTTTAGATGCACAAGCTGCAACAGTACAACCATCTAACATAAAGGTTCAAAATATTCAGCATTCAAAAGTGATGATGAAGCAAATGAACCAACAAGAGTTACAAGCATTCTTACAATCTATGGGAGTTGAATCATTAGCACAATGGCAACAAGGAAACTTCCAACCAAATTGCTTCGTTCCTGGTCAACAACCTACTGAAAATGTTGTAACTGAGCAACCAACAGCTAAGCCAGAAACTCAAAAGCCTGTTGAACAAAAACCAGCTGAGCAAAAGCCTGCTGAACAAAAGCCAGAAGCTCAAAAGCCTGCTGAAAACAATAATACGCAAAAACCTACAGAACAAAAACCAGCTGAGCAAAAGCCTGCTGAAGAAGCAAAATCTTTAAGCGAGTTCGAACAACGTGTTGTTGAATTAACAAACGCTGAGCGTACAAAACAAGGCTTACCAGCACTAAAAATCGATACTGAATTAAGCAAAGTAGCGCGTGTTAAATCTGAAGATATGCAAAAAAATAACTACTTTGATCATAACAGCCCTACATACGGGTCTCCGTTTGACATGATGAAGAAATTTGGTATTTCTTATACATCTGCAGGTGAAAACATCGCTCAAGGCCAACGTACACCTGAAGAGGTAGTACAAGCTTGGATGAACAGTGCTGGACACCGTGCAAACATCTTAAATAACGGCTTCACTCACATCGGTGTTGGTTATGTAGAAAGCGGTAACTACTGGACACAACAATTTATTACGAAGTAA